The DNA region CCTCCGGCGCACCCGCGCCGACGCTGGCGACGGCACCGGACGGCGAGGGCCATCTGCGGGTGTCCGGCACGGCGGCCACGGCCGGTACCGACGGCCGCTCCGCCACGGAGCACGGCTCCGGTCACGGCTACACCTCTGCCGTCTCCCCCGGTTCCGGGCCCGTCTCCCACGAAGGGGCCGATCCCGGCTACGGGAGCGGCGACGACGGGCGGACCGGCGGACGGCGACCGTCCTCCGCCGCCCGCCCCGCCCCCGCCCCGGACGACGGGTCGCCCCGGCGGGGCGGGATAGGCGCCTGGGCACGCAGACTCGCGGGCAACAAGGGCGAGCCCGTCCACGAGGCGACGCCCGACGGGACGGGGGCGGCCGACCCGTTCCCGGCTGCCCCCGTGGCACCGTCGGGGCCCGCCGCGCAGAGCGTCTGGCCCGACCCGGCGGCCGTGCTGCTGACCGCGCTCGGCCCCGGCCCCCGGCTGTGGGAGCGCGGCACCACCCACCCCGAGGCGCTCGTGGTGCGTCTGGGGACGACGGACCGGGCCGAGCTGCCCGCCGTGCCGGTGACGGTGGGGCTGCGGGAGGCCGGTTCGCTCGGGCTCGCCGGGCCGCGGACCCGGCTGGCCGGACTCGCCCGTTCGACGGTGGCCCAGCTCGCCGCGCTGCACTCCCCCGCCGATCTGGAGATCGTGCTGATCAGCACGGACCGCGCCCGCGGCGCGGACGAGCGCAGGCGCGAGTGGGCCTGGCTCGGCTGGCTGCCCCATCTGCGGCCGATGCACGGCCAGGACTGCCGGCTGCTCCTCGCGTACGACCGCGAACAGGCCACCGCCCGCACGACGGAGCTGGTGCGCCGGCTGGACGACGGTCCGCTCGGGCCCGGCTGGGCGAGCCTGGACCGCGCCACGGTCGCCGAGACCGCGGAGCGGTACGCGGGGCCGTACACCGTGGTGATCGTCGACGGCGACCCGGGCTCGGCGGCGCTGCGCGAGAACACCGCCCGGCTGGCCGCCGCCGGTGCCGCGGCCGGCATCCATCTGATCTGTCTGGCCGAGACCCCGGCCGCCACACCCACCTCACCGGTCGCGGCGACGTACGAGGCCGCCTGCCACGCCTCGATCGCGTTCCGCGAGTGCGGGGCGGTGGCGATGCTCAGCGGCGACGTGGCGACGGCCCTGCGGCTGCTGCGGACGGCGGACGGCCGGGCCGCGGGCCGCGGCACGGTCGCCGCGGTGGACGCGGTGTCGGCGCACTGGGCCGAGCGGTTCGGCCGGGCGCTGGCCCCGTTGCGTACGGAGGGTGCTTCCACGGCCCACGGCCGGCCGGCCTCGGCCTCGCTCCCGACGACCGCCCGCCTGCTGGACGAGCTGGGCCTGGCCCGTGCCACCCCGGCCTCCCTGATGGCCCGCTGGGCCTCCACCGCGGACGACCAGCCCGGCGCCACGGTGCGCGGTTCGGGCCGCTGGACTGGCGGACCGGCGGGCGGCGGCACGGACGGCGGCGCCGATCCGGACACCCGCGGCTCGGGCCGTACGGAGTATCCGCGCGGCGCGGGTCCCCGCGTGGGCGCCCAGCGCACGGGCGGCGCGCCGGGCCCGGACGGCACGGGCGGATACGCCCCCGGCTCGGGCCGCACCCCGTACCCCGGCAGCGAGAGCGCCACCCACATCGGCACCCCGGGCCACGCCCTCGCCCCCGACGACGTCCACGACTCCGGGCGCACCCCGTACCCGGACTCGGGCCGCACGCCGTACCCCGCCGGTTCGGCGCCCCGGGTCGGCGGGCAGCGTTACGGCAGCTCGCCCGGGGACACCCCGAGCTCGCGGACCGTTCCCGGGTCCGGGACCGCTTCCTGGGGCGGCGTCGACCGCAGTGGTGATGTCCAGGGGGCCGACAGTCTCCGTTCCGCCGGGTCCGGGCGCGGCTCGAACCGGGTCAGCGGGCCGCGCGGCGGCGACACGCCCCGGATCGCCGCGCGAGGCGCCGAGAGCGCCGCCACGGCCGGACGCACCGCCGCCGAGGGCGCCGACACGGGCACCGGCACACCCGCGCCGGCAGCCGCCCCTTCCCCGGCCGAAGGCACCGCCCCCGCCGCCGTCGGACGGCCCGTGGTGGTGCTCGGGGCCGGGCCCCGGGGCGCGGTCAGCGTGGATCTGGCGGAGGAGGGCCCCCACCTCCTCATCGAGGGACCGGCCGGCAGCGGACGTACGGAGTTGCTGCGGGCCGTCGCCGCCTCGCTCGCCGCGGCCGCCCGGCCCGACCTGCTGGGCATCCTGCTGGTCGACGGCGCGGGCGGCGACCGCGGCGAGGGCCTGCGCCCCTGTACCGAACTCCCGCACGCGTTCATGCATCTGGTGGCCTCCGATCCGGTGCGGATGCGGGAGTTCGCCCAGGCGCTGGGCGGCGAGCTGAAGCGCCGCGCCGAGCTGCTCGGCCAGTACGACTTCACCGAGTGGCACCACCGGCACGAGGTGGCACGGCGGGTGGTCGGCCAGCGCCCGCCGACCAGCACGGAACAGCACGGTGACGTGGACGCCCCGATGAGCGGGACGCTCCGGCTGCGCCCCGCCGCCCGGTCCTCGGACCCCGGTCCTTCCCCGCTGCCCCGGCTCGTCGTCCTGGTCGACGACTTCG from Streptomyces sp. NBC_01591 includes:
- a CDS encoding FHA domain-containing protein, with product MQIRLTVLAPRSGQTPARACDVLVTAPSGTALATVASNLAAAVLGPDGSLGSGAVVLFAGRERLDAQRCALGEPPLVDGAVLSLQVPGEDEAVDDAVPARLHVVAGPDAGGVHLLHGGQIRIGRSADADVPLDDPDVSRLHCAVTVSADGLVSVADLGSTNGTLLDGTEVRDRPVRLKPGALLRLGESTLRLTSGAPAPTLATAPDGEGHLRVSGTAATAGTDGRSATEHGSGHGYTSAVSPGSGPVSHEGADPGYGSGDDGRTGGRRPSSAARPAPAPDDGSPRRGGIGAWARRLAGNKGEPVHEATPDGTGAADPFPAAPVAPSGPAAQSVWPDPAAVLLTALGPGPRLWERGTTHPEALVVRLGTTDRAELPAVPVTVGLREAGSLGLAGPRTRLAGLARSTVAQLAALHSPADLEIVLISTDRARGADERRREWAWLGWLPHLRPMHGQDCRLLLAYDREQATARTTELVRRLDDGPLGPGWASLDRATVAETAERYAGPYTVVIVDGDPGSAALRENTARLAAAGAAAGIHLICLAETPAATPTSPVAATYEAACHASIAFRECGAVAMLSGDVATALRLLRTADGRAAGRGTVAAVDAVSAHWAERFGRALAPLRTEGASTAHGRPASASLPTTARLLDELGLARATPASLMARWASTADDQPGATVRGSGRWTGGPAGGGTDGGADPDTRGSGRTEYPRGAGPRVGAQRTGGAPGPDGTGGYAPGSGRTPYPGSESATHIGTPGHALAPDDVHDSGRTPYPDSGRTPYPAGSAPRVGGQRYGSSPGDTPSSRTVPGSGTASWGGVDRSGDVQGADSLRSAGSGRGSNRVSGPRGGDTPRIAARGAESAATAGRTAAEGADTGTGTPAPAAAPSPAEGTAPAAVGRPVVVLGAGPRGAVSVDLAEEGPHLLIEGPAGSGRTELLRAVAASLAAAARPDLLGILLVDGAGGDRGEGLRPCTELPHAFMHLVASDPVRMREFAQALGGELKRRAELLGQYDFTEWHHRHEVARRVVGQRPPTSTEQHGDVDAPMSGTLRLRPAARSSDPGPSPLPRLVVLVDDFDALVAPALGSPGRPAAGSVVRALEAVAREGGRLGVHLVAASARPERTEDTDLAHGARLRIVLDAPVVPRSPEDPAPGRGRLGHPDGRVTPFQGGRVTGRIPRTATLRPTVVPLEWERMGDPPTRRPVRELGNGPTDLALLASALERAARSVNAEPIAPFGPVHP